The following proteins are encoded in a genomic region of Bacillota bacterium:
- a CDS encoding acetamidase/formamidase family protein, whose amino-acid sequence MLLSRDLYGATISLVRKIFGRFGVRAVTAGFFGRIPSGGRIRAVTPPGCWGPMITPHFKGGHEVTQPVYVEGARPGDAVAITIERLRVVSHAAATGTMTLNPKAFGDDPFVDKRCPNCGAPWPESRPEGTGEEAVRCARCGAEASAFHFEEGYTVTYDDEYRVALAVDEANARRIAERAREEASLPEGSEQHPILLYAPHTLSGMVARVIPNVGNIGTTPSVDMPDSHNAGDFGASLVGAHHPYALTQEQLDAHRTDAHLDCRDVREGAVLLCPVKVEGAGVYMGDAHSVMGRGELALHSIDVTADVTVRVDVLPGLELEGPILLPRPEDLPPIARPFAAEEVTAARALGERIGVAPELDVAPLQFIGTGVDLNRATENAIRRAARFLGVSEAEVRNRATVTGGVEVSRLPGAVQLTLLLPFRMLEKKGLLDLVRSQYGL is encoded by the coding sequence GTGCTCTTGAGCCGCGATCTCTACGGAGCCACCATCAGCCTGGTTCGCAAGATCTTCGGCCGGTTCGGCGTCCGGGCCGTCACCGCCGGCTTCTTCGGCCGCATCCCCAGCGGCGGCCGGATCCGCGCCGTCACCCCGCCCGGCTGCTGGGGCCCCATGATCACGCCGCACTTCAAGGGCGGCCACGAGGTGACCCAGCCCGTCTACGTGGAGGGCGCGCGGCCGGGCGACGCCGTCGCCATCACCATCGAGCGGCTCCGCGTCGTCTCCCACGCCGCCGCCACCGGCACCATGACGCTCAACCCCAAGGCCTTCGGCGACGACCCCTTCGTCGACAAGCGCTGCCCCAACTGCGGCGCGCCCTGGCCGGAGAGCCGCCCCGAGGGGACGGGCGAGGAAGCGGTCCGCTGCGCCCGCTGCGGCGCCGAGGCGAGCGCCTTCCATTTCGAGGAGGGCTACACCGTCACCTACGACGACGAGTACCGCGTCGCCCTGGCCGTGGACGAGGCCAACGCCCGCCGCATCGCCGAGCGCGCCCGCGAGGAGGCCTCCCTCCCCGAAGGAAGCGAGCAGCATCCGATCCTCCTCTACGCGCCCCACACGCTCAGCGGCATGGTCGCCCGCGTCATCCCCAACGTGGGCAACATCGGCACCACGCCCTCCGTCGACATGCCCGACTCGCACAACGCCGGCGACTTCGGCGCGAGCCTCGTCGGCGCGCACCACCCCTACGCGCTCACCCAGGAGCAGCTCGACGCCCACCGGACCGACGCGCACCTCGACTGCCGCGACGTCCGCGAGGGCGCCGTCCTCCTCTGCCCGGTCAAGGTGGAGGGCGCCGGCGTCTACATGGGCGACGCCCACTCGGTGATGGGCCGCGGCGAGCTGGCGCTCCACTCCATCGACGTCACCGCCGACGTGACGGTCCGCGTCGACGTGCTCCCCGGCCTGGAGCTGGAAGGCCCGATCCTCCTGCCGCGGCCCGAGGACCTGCCGCCCATCGCCCGCCCCTTCGCGGCGGAGGAAGTGACCGCGGCCCGCGCCCTCGGCGAGCGGATCGGCGTCGCCCCCGAGCTCGACGTGGCGCCGCTCCAGTTCATCGGCACCGGCGTCGACCTCAACCGCGCCACCGAGAACGCCATCCGGAGGGCGGCGCGCTTCCTGGGCGTCAGCGAGGCGGAGGTGCGGAACCGCGCCACGGTCACCGGTGGCGTCGAGGTCTCCCGCCTCCCCGGCGCCGTCCAGCTGACCCTGCTCCTTCCTTTCCGGATGCTGGAGAAGAAGGGGCTCCTCGACCTGGTGCGCTCGCAGTACGGCCTCTGA
- a CDS encoding phage holin, LLH family, giving the protein MDLNWTDAGLAAVGALVGFFLRRFSRDPAQLARLMEIAQIVVRAVEEVGALYGWDGPTKKSEADRRLRRLAAIHGLRLRNEEVDTVIEAAVADLKGAGLQIARRRPATAARPAVPRA; this is encoded by the coding sequence ATGGACCTCAACTGGACGGACGCCGGACTGGCCGCCGTCGGCGCGCTGGTCGGCTTCTTCCTGCGCCGCTTCTCCCGGGATCCGGCGCAGCTGGCCCGGCTGATGGAGATCGCGCAGATCGTGGTGCGCGCGGTCGAGGAAGTCGGCGCCCTCTACGGCTGGGACGGGCCGACCAAGAAGAGCGAGGCGGACCGCCGCCTGCGGCGCCTGGCCGCCATCCACGGCCTCCGCCTGCGGAACGAGGAAGTGGACACGGTCATCGAGGCCGCCGTCGCCGACCTCAAGGGGGCCGGCCTCCAGATCGCCCGCCGGCGCCCCGCCACCGCCGCCCGGCCGGCCGTCCCCCGGGCGTAG
- a CDS encoding radical SAM protein has product MPEAMNGRSWWSQAELAVARRTAEAAVDAAVSYLMPDPAGRLDRILDTVERFVRDPGVREQFLAFRRRVSGDPAIAERARQLLTNRTMVKRIVTNWAIHQLLFAPSQRRAAEQRHGVHVPVFLLIDPTSGCNLRCKGCWAGGYARGPFIPRERFDLLLREAKELGIYWFVLSGGEPFAYKPLLDVVAEHTDASFMVYTNGTLITDRVADRLAELGNLSPAISLEGWREETDDRRGPGVFDRVMAAMDRLRERGVLFGASITVTRRNVEEVFSDDFISFLIEKGVVYLWSFHYVPVGPDADLDLMLRPEQRAWLVRRVNELRRTRPILIADFWNDGHFTQGCIAGARTYLHITPSGEAEPCAFVHFATHNIRESSLLEILRSPLFAAYQRRIPFSPNHYAPCPIIDNPAALRAMVAESGAHPTHPGAEDVLVGERARFLDELSSRWHAAADVLEAEDAQERGYAAREPWKEAREEATRQAAAPALHDPRSGRRR; this is encoded by the coding sequence ATGCCGGAAGCGATGAACGGGCGATCCTGGTGGAGCCAGGCCGAGCTGGCCGTCGCCCGGCGGACGGCGGAAGCCGCCGTCGACGCCGCCGTCTCGTATCTGATGCCGGATCCGGCGGGCCGGCTGGACCGGATCCTGGACACCGTCGAGCGCTTCGTCCGCGACCCGGGGGTCCGGGAGCAGTTCCTCGCCTTCCGGCGGCGCGTGAGCGGCGACCCCGCCATCGCGGAGCGGGCGCGGCAGCTCTTGACCAACCGGACCATGGTGAAGCGGATCGTGACCAACTGGGCCATCCACCAGCTCCTCTTCGCGCCGTCCCAGCGGCGGGCGGCGGAACAGCGACACGGTGTCCACGTCCCGGTCTTCCTGCTGATCGATCCGACCTCGGGCTGCAACCTCCGCTGCAAAGGATGCTGGGCGGGCGGCTACGCCCGCGGCCCCTTCATCCCGCGCGAGCGCTTCGACCTGCTGCTGCGGGAGGCCAAGGAGCTGGGAATCTACTGGTTCGTCCTCTCGGGCGGCGAACCCTTCGCCTACAAGCCTCTCCTGGACGTCGTGGCGGAGCATACCGACGCATCGTTCATGGTCTACACCAACGGCACGCTCATCACCGACCGGGTGGCCGACCGGCTGGCCGAGCTGGGCAACCTCTCGCCCGCCATCAGCCTGGAGGGGTGGAGGGAAGAGACGGACGACCGGCGCGGTCCCGGTGTCTTCGACCGGGTGATGGCCGCCATGGACCGGCTGCGCGAGCGCGGCGTCCTCTTCGGCGCGTCGATCACCGTCACCCGGCGGAACGTCGAAGAGGTCTTCTCGGACGACTTCATCAGCTTCCTCATCGAGAAGGGCGTGGTCTACCTCTGGAGCTTCCACTACGTGCCCGTGGGGCCGGACGCCGACCTGGACCTGATGCTCCGGCCGGAGCAGCGGGCCTGGCTCGTCCGCCGGGTCAACGAACTCCGCCGGACCCGGCCCATCTTGATCGCCGACTTCTGGAACGACGGGCACTTCACGCAGGGCTGCATCGCGGGGGCACGGACGTACCTGCACATCACCCCCAGCGGCGAAGCGGAACCCTGTGCCTTCGTCCACTTCGCCACCCACAACATCCGCGAATCCTCGCTTCTCGAGATCCTCCGGAGCCCCCTCTTCGCGGCCTACCAGCGGCGCATCCCCTTCTCGCCCAACCACTACGCGCCGTGCCCCATCATCGACAACCCGGCCGCCCTCCGCGCCATGGTGGCCGAGTCGGGCGCCCATCCCACCCACCCGGGCGCCGAGGACGTGCTGGTGGGCGAGCGCGCCCGCTTCCTGGACGAGCTGTCGTCCCGCTGGCATGCGGCCGCCGACGTCCTCGAGGCCGAGGACGCGCAGGAAAGGGGCTACGCGGCCCGGGAGCCTTGGAAGGAAGCGCGCGAGGAGGCGACACGCCAGGCGGCCGCCCCGGCGCTCCACGACCCTCGGAGTGGACGCCGCCGCTAG
- a CDS encoding rhodanese-like domain-containing protein yields MSSRQGRDEETTLLDLFRHPRGLADLTPDQLEALLEARPDLVLIDVRTRREFRAGHIEGALSYPLGSEARLARDAGPSQKVVLVCKTGHRSQAAAAELLRRGFRDVSHLAGGMDAWRRARKPEVRGKATASRP; encoded by the coding sequence TTGTCGAGCAGGCAAGGGAGGGACGAGGAGACGACTCTGCTCGACCTGTTCCGCCATCCCCGGGGGCTGGCCGATCTCACCCCCGACCAGCTCGAGGCGCTCCTGGAAGCCCGCCCGGACCTGGTGCTGATCGACGTTCGCACCCGTCGCGAGTTCCGCGCGGGCCACATCGAAGGCGCCCTCTCCTACCCGCTCGGCAGCGAAGCTCGGCTGGCCCGCGACGCGGGGCCGTCGCAGAAGGTGGTGCTCGTCTGCAAGACAGGCCACAGGAGCCAGGCCGCGGCCGCGGAGCTCCTCCGCCGTGGCTTCCGCGACGTCTCCCACCTGGCCGGGGGGATGGATGCCTGGCGGCGGGCGCGCAAGCCGGAGGTGCGGGGAAAGGCGACGGCGAGCCGGCCCTGA
- a CDS encoding PLP-dependent transferase, which yields MELRDCSPATVAVHAGERRPAPTFTPTVGPIYASNTYVAPGPTEMDAILGGARSGFTYTRHHNPTVAAFEEAVALLEGAEAATGCS from the coding sequence GTGGAGCTTCGCGACTGCTCGCCCGCCACCGTCGCGGTCCACGCCGGGGAACGCCGCCCGGCGCCGACCTTCACGCCCACGGTGGGGCCCATCTACGCCAGCAACACGTACGTCGCCCCCGGCCCCACGGAGATGGACGCCATCCTGGGGGGAGCCCGGAGCGGCTTCACCTATACGCGGCACCACAACCCCACCGTGGCGGCCTTTGAAGAGGCCGTAGCCCTGCTGGAGGGGGCGGAGGCGGCGACCGGGTGCTCTTGA
- a CDS encoding bifunctional adenosylcobinamide kinase/adenosylcobinamide-phosphate guanylyltransferase, with translation MFTLVVGARRSGKSTFAERLAACLEEEAHLPVTYVATARPDHPEMLERIRAHRARRPPAWETLEPDAWRPEALPAALESLAQERLVLLDEASLWVATCLDAWAETGPGAGVAEAAYRRLLARLVRALAGRRAPAVVVSGEAGAGIVPPDPGARRFVDWLGRLNQELAAEAGRVVWMVAGLPLAVKGELPECARAR, from the coding sequence ATGTTCACGCTGGTGGTGGGCGCGCGGCGGAGCGGCAAGTCCACCTTCGCCGAGCGGCTGGCCGCCTGCCTTGAGGAGGAGGCGCACCTCCCCGTCACCTACGTCGCCACCGCCCGCCCGGACCACCCGGAGATGCTGGAGCGGATCCGCGCGCACCGGGCGCGGCGGCCGCCGGCGTGGGAGACGCTGGAGCCCGACGCCTGGCGGCCGGAGGCGCTTCCTGCGGCCCTGGAGTCCCTGGCGCAGGAGCGCCTCGTGCTCCTGGACGAGGCGAGCCTCTGGGTGGCCACCTGCCTGGACGCCTGGGCGGAGACGGGGCCGGGGGCGGGGGTGGCCGAGGCGGCGTACCGGCGGCTGCTGGCGCGGCTGGTGAGGGCGCTGGCGGGGAGGAGGGCGCCGGCGGTGGTGGTCAGCGGCGAAGCCGGGGCGGGGATCGTGCCGCCGGATCCGGGGGCGCGCCGCTTCGTCGACTGGCTCGGCCGGCTCAACCAGGAGCTGGCTGCCGAGGCCGGGCGCGTGGTCTGGATGGTGGCCGGCCTGCCGCTGGCGGTCAAGGGGGAGCTGCCGGAGTGCGCGCGCGCACGCTGA
- a CDS encoding ABC transporter permease: protein MRAARGAYVIWLRELLRFVRQPSQIVGMFAQPLLFLLLVGNGIRSGFTLNAARGADYLTFMFPGIAGMSVLFTSLFSAVSIVWDREFGFLKEVLVSPVPRWAIVLGKAAGGVSVAVVQGAILLLLAPAVGVRLGVLTFLAMLGVLALVSLTLVGLGILIASRMESMQGFQVIMNFLVMPMFFLSGLLSVAAERGWKIPEAAPTGPCQPLIDALRHIVYGSSALERALTQFPLELDLAVTAGVAAVLLGLASWAFTTARNV from the coding sequence GTGAGGGCGGCGCGGGGCGCCTACGTGATCTGGCTCCGGGAGCTGCTCCGGTTCGTGCGCCAGCCGTCGCAGATCGTGGGCATGTTCGCCCAGCCGCTCCTCTTCCTGCTGCTGGTGGGGAACGGGATCCGCAGCGGCTTCACCCTCAACGCCGCCCGGGGAGCGGACTACCTGACGTTCATGTTCCCCGGCATCGCGGGCATGTCGGTGCTCTTCACCAGTCTCTTCAGCGCCGTCTCGATCGTCTGGGACCGGGAGTTCGGTTTCTTGAAAGAGGTGCTCGTCAGCCCGGTGCCGCGCTGGGCGATCGTGCTGGGCAAGGCGGCGGGCGGGGTGTCGGTGGCGGTGGTGCAGGGCGCCATCCTCCTCCTGCTCGCGCCGGCCGTCGGCGTCCGCCTGGGCGTGCTCACCTTCCTGGCCATGCTGGGGGTGCTGGCGCTCGTCTCCCTGACGCTGGTCGGCCTCGGCATCCTCATCGCCAGCCGGATGGAGTCGATGCAGGGGTTCCAGGTGATCATGAACTTCCTGGTCATGCCGATGTTCTTTCTGTCGGGGCTCTTGTCAGTGGCGGCTGAACGAGGATGGAAGATCCCGGAGGCGGCACCGACGGGCCCATGTCAGCCTCTTATCGACGCGCTCCGCCACATCGTCTACGGCTCCTCCGCCCTGGAACGGGCGTTGACGCAGTTCCCGCTGGAACTGGACCTGGCGGTGACGGCGGGCGTGGCCGCGGTGCTGCTCGGCCTCGCCTCGTGGGCGTTCACCACCGCCCGGAACGTCTGA
- a CDS encoding ATP-binding cassette domain-containing protein: MGDVIEVERLERRYGAVEAVRGVSFTVRAREIFAFLGPNGAGKTTTIKMLATLLDPSGGRATVAGHDVVRERARVREAIGIVFQDPTLDDQLTAMENLVFHGLLYGLSERQVRERALPLLRLSGLEERAQSLVRTFSGGMKRRLELVRGLIHTPEVLFLDEPTVGLDPQSRAQMWELVRGLARDGGVTVFMTTHYMDEAEVADRIAIMDDGRIVALDTPDGLKRQVGSDIILVEADEPPADPHWAEGLGVELRGGAPRFEVRCQGADRVLPRVVEAFTGVRRVEVRRPTLDTVFLTLTGREIREEPPEDPRRRRARWGR, translated from the coding sequence GTGGGGGACGTCATCGAGGTGGAGAGGCTCGAGAGGCGGTATGGCGCCGTGGAGGCGGTGCGCGGGGTCTCGTTCACGGTCCGGGCGAGGGAGATCTTCGCCTTCCTCGGGCCCAACGGTGCCGGGAAGACGACCACGATCAAGATGCTGGCCACGCTTCTCGATCCGAGCGGCGGGCGGGCGACGGTGGCGGGCCATGACGTCGTCCGGGAGAGGGCGCGGGTGCGGGAGGCGATCGGCATCGTCTTCCAGGACCCGACGTTGGACGACCAGTTGACGGCGATGGAGAACCTGGTCTTCCACGGTCTCCTCTACGGGCTGTCGGAACGGCAGGTGCGGGAACGGGCGCTGCCCCTCCTCCGCCTCTCCGGGCTGGAGGAGCGGGCGCAGAGCCTGGTGCGCACCTTCTCGGGCGGGATGAAACGCCGGCTGGAGCTGGTCCGCGGCCTGATCCACACGCCGGAGGTGCTCTTCCTGGACGAGCCGACGGTGGGTCTGGACCCGCAGTCGCGTGCGCAGATGTGGGAGCTGGTCCGGGGGCTGGCGCGCGACGGCGGCGTGACGGTCTTCATGACCACGCACTACATGGACGAGGCGGAGGTCGCCGACCGGATCGCCATCATGGACGACGGCCGCATCGTGGCGCTGGACACCCCGGACGGGCTGAAACGGCAGGTGGGCTCCGACATCATCCTGGTGGAGGCGGATGAGCCGCCCGCCGACCCGCACTGGGCGGAGGGTCTCGGCGTCGAGCTGCGGGGAGGCGCGCCGCGCTTCGAGGTCCGCTGCCAGGGCGCCGACCGGGTGCTGCCGCGGGTGGTGGAGGCCTTCACGGGGGTGCGGCGCGTGGAGGTGCGCAGGCCGACCCTGGATACGGTCTTCCTGACGCTGACGGGGCGCGAGATCCGGGAGGAGCCGCCGGAGGATCCGCGGCGGCGGAGGGCGAGGTGGGGCCGGTGA
- a CDS encoding GtrA family protein gives MPELLRFLRFATAGLLNTLTDVGLYTVGSAWLDASGAGTHAWLALLSGGSAMVQSFLLQRGWVFRSEARPLRFLLVSGTALLAGAVATASLADVLAPPAARLGGAALTALVDWWGYRRWVFAAEDEGATGPRRGEPGAARRPGRGAAGFSVPSAGRGERPGCRRGR, from the coding sequence GTGCCGGAGCTTCTCCGGTTTCTGCGCTTCGCGACGGCGGGGCTGCTCAACACGCTGACCGATGTCGGGCTCTACACGGTCGGCTCCGCCTGGCTGGATGCGAGCGGCGCCGGGACGCACGCCTGGCTCGCCCTCCTCTCGGGGGGCAGCGCCATGGTGCAGAGCTTCCTGCTCCAGCGCGGCTGGGTCTTCCGGAGCGAGGCGCGGCCGCTCCGCTTCCTGCTGGTGAGCGGCACGGCGCTCCTGGCCGGGGCGGTGGCGACCGCCTCCCTGGCCGACGTTCTCGCCCCGCCGGCGGCGCGCCTCGGCGGGGCGGCGCTCACCGCCCTGGTCGACTGGTGGGGATACCGGCGCTGGGTCTTCGCCGCCGAGGACGAGGGGGCGACGGGTCCGCGGCGCGGAGAGCCCGGGGCCGCCCGTCGCCCTGGGCGGGGTGCGGCCGGCTTCAGCGTCCCCTCCGCGGGCCGAGGAGAAAGACCAGGTTGCCGTCGGGGTCGTTGA
- a CDS encoding cobyric acid synthase has product MRARTLMVQGTGSGVGKSFLVTGLCRLFAQAGLRVAPFKAQNMSLNAWVAADGGEMARAQAVQAEAAGVEPRVEMNPILLKPKGDGVSQVILRGRPLGDLGAGALWAEGERLWAAVAEALDRLREAFDLVVIEGAGSPAELNLRRHDLANMRVAGAAGAPVLLVGDIERGGIFAALLGTLDLLPPEERRRVRGLVVNKFRGDLRLFEDGVRILEERGGVPVVGVLPRLEVEIEPEDALDLGGRAAWTAPAAEPGTLEIAVVLHPHLSNFSDLEPLRRRPGVRLRPVRRPEELGEPDAILLPGSKNTVDDLRAHRESGPRPPGRDPPARYGRLSFRR; this is encoded by the coding sequence GTGCGCGCGCGCACGCTGATGGTCCAGGGGACCGGCTCGGGCGTGGGGAAGAGCTTCCTGGTGACGGGGCTCTGCCGCCTCTTCGCCCAGGCCGGGCTGAGGGTGGCCCCCTTCAAGGCGCAGAACATGTCGCTCAACGCCTGGGTGGCGGCCGACGGCGGCGAGATGGCCCGGGCGCAGGCGGTCCAGGCGGAGGCGGCCGGGGTCGAGCCGCGCGTCGAGATGAACCCCATCCTCCTCAAGCCCAAGGGGGACGGCGTCAGCCAGGTGATCCTCCGCGGGCGGCCCCTGGGGGACCTGGGCGCGGGGGCCCTCTGGGCGGAGGGGGAGCGGCTCTGGGCGGCGGTCGCGGAGGCGCTGGACCGCCTTCGCGAGGCCTTCGACCTGGTGGTGATCGAGGGTGCGGGGAGCCCGGCGGAGCTGAACCTGCGCCGCCACGACCTGGCCAACATGCGCGTGGCCGGGGCGGCCGGCGCCCCCGTCCTCCTGGTCGGCGACATCGAGCGGGGAGGCATCTTCGCGGCGCTCCTGGGCACGCTCGACCTCCTGCCGCCGGAGGAGCGGCGGAGGGTGCGGGGCCTGGTGGTCAACAAGTTCCGCGGCGACCTGCGCCTCTTCGAGGACGGGGTGCGCATCCTGGAGGAGCGGGGCGGCGTGCCGGTGGTGGGGGTGCTTCCTCGCCTGGAGGTGGAGATCGAGCCGGAGGACGCGCTGGACCTGGGCGGGCGCGCGGCCTGGACCGCGCCGGCGGCCGAGCCCGGGACGCTGGAGATCGCCGTGGTCCTCCACCCGCACCTCTCCAACTTCAGCGACCTGGAACCGCTCCGCCGCCGGCCCGGCGTCCGCCTCCGGCCGGTGCGGCGGCCGGAGGAGCTGGGGGAGCCGGACGCCATCCTCCTCCCGGGCAGCAAGAACACCGTCGACGACCTGCGGGCGCACCGGGAGAGCGGCCCCCGTCCCCCGGGTCGCGACCCCCCGGCGCGGTATGGCCGGCTCAGCTTCCGAAGGTAG
- a CDS encoding VOC family protein encodes MIERIDNVGVATRRLEAMERFYGLLGFEVVERDATPGVLMAAGSARLYLFETRAEGAGAQRRPELVDDPPGLDHLSFWVSDVDDACRRLREQGVVLTGEPEDQPWGARACSLNDPDGNLVFLLGPRRGR; translated from the coding sequence ATGATCGAGCGCATCGACAACGTCGGTGTCGCGACCCGGCGTCTGGAGGCGATGGAACGGTTCTACGGCCTGCTCGGCTTCGAGGTGGTGGAGAGGGACGCGACGCCCGGCGTCCTGATGGCGGCGGGCAGTGCACGCCTCTACCTCTTCGAGACGAGGGCCGAGGGAGCAGGCGCCCAGCGACGCCCGGAGCTGGTCGACGACCCGCCCGGGCTGGACCACCTGAGCTTCTGGGTGAGCGACGTGGACGACGCCTGCCGCCGGTTGCGGGAGCAGGGCGTCGTCTTGACCGGCGAGCCGGAGGACCAGCCCTGGGGGGCACGGGCCTGCAGCCTCAACGACCCCGACGGCAACCTGGTCTTTCTCCTCGGCCCGCGGAGGGGACGCTGA
- a CDS encoding site-specific integrase, which produces MTVGEFLVQWIEATRMKLRPRTVERYAGIIENHVRPVLGVVPLQRITPLDLERAYAEWLRGGLSARTVAQHHRMLHRALQDAVTWGLISTNPVAKASPPRWDPPEMRALDRDEVMQLMAAVRGTRIEAIVVLALATGMRRGELLGLRWRDVDLEDGVLRVAQALQRLDNGLASTTPKTRESVRQVKIGPEAATVLRRQKLLIQKARLAWGPAWQGDKWDLVFPREDGQPLSPNWLSAAFRRAVEKAGFKPPLPRFHDLRHTFTTLQAAAGTPIHVISKMLGHSDVMTTLRIYAHVLPVQQSQAALAADQLLSDALAAANSMPARKEL; this is translated from the coding sequence ATGACTGTCGGCGAGTTCCTCGTCCAGTGGATCGAAGCAACACGCATGAAGCTACGGCCCCGCACGGTCGAGCGCTACGCGGGGATCATCGAGAACCACGTCCGGCCGGTCCTGGGCGTCGTTCCGCTTCAGCGCATCACTCCGCTTGACTTGGAGCGAGCCTACGCTGAATGGCTACGAGGTGGCTTGTCGGCCAGGACGGTTGCCCAGCACCACCGGATGCTCCACCGGGCGCTCCAAGACGCCGTTACCTGGGGTCTCATCTCCACCAACCCGGTCGCGAAGGCCTCACCTCCGAGATGGGATCCCCCAGAGATGAGGGCCCTCGACCGCGATGAAGTGATGCAGCTCATGGCCGCCGTGCGGGGTACAAGGATAGAGGCCATCGTCGTTCTGGCTCTTGCTACCGGGATGCGCCGAGGCGAGCTCTTGGGCCTCCGCTGGCGCGACGTCGATCTAGAAGACGGGGTCCTACGTGTCGCCCAGGCACTCCAGCGCCTGGACAATGGGTTGGCTTCCACGACGCCCAAGACGCGCGAGTCGGTCCGCCAGGTGAAGATCGGCCCCGAGGCCGCGACGGTCTTGAGACGGCAAAAGCTCCTGATACAAAAGGCGCGACTGGCCTGGGGTCCGGCCTGGCAGGGCGATAAATGGGACTTGGTGTTTCCCCGTGAGGACGGGCAGCCGCTGAGCCCGAACTGGCTGAGCGCAGCGTTCAGGAGGGCGGTGGAAAAGGCTGGGTTCAAGCCTCCGCTCCCCCGCTTTCATGACCTGCGACACACGTTCACGACGCTCCAGGCGGCCGCCGGAACGCCCATCCACGTGATCTCTAAGATGCTCGGGCATTCCGACGTCATGACGACGCTCAGGATCTACGCGCACGTGCTACCCGTGCAACAGAGCCAGGCAGCCCTCGCAGCCGATCAGCTACTCAGCGATGCCTTGGCGGCAGCCAACAGCATGCCTGCCAGAAAAGAGCTGTGA